ACGTCGATCCACGCACCGAGCACGATGAAGCCACCCAAGAATGTcgttgcgcgcctcgccaagTCGTGCTTTGAGGAAGGCAAGGTCCGGGAAGTGATTCCCGGCTGTGCTGTCCAGTTTGACGACGACCATGCAGACCGTACCAAGAAACGCCCTGGCCGCCTCGTGAACaacgtcgaggtcgacgactGGGAGCGCCGTATCGTGCAGAGCAACTGGCGTAAGCAGTacgccgagtcgctcgcgagcgaccATATCCCCAAGCTCGAAGATGTAAGCCGTCCCCGGAATGCAGAGCTTGCAAATGGCGCCTACTTTTTCGAGAGCATCATTTGGAATCCGTACACGCGTTTTCATCCCTTTGATCGCCTTATTATGGACATGAACGATGCGGACATGATTCTCGAGAACGAACAGGCACAGGAGGAGAAGCAGgtgtcgctgctgcgtgcagATGCGCCGCCAAACCTGCTCAAATCGAGCAAGTTCActgccgagctcgatcCGTTCAATCTGTCCAACGACCGCATGTACGAGCTGAGCAAGGAGCATCGCCACCGTGTGCGTCAGACGCTCGGTCAGCTGGTCGTGCGCCACGCGTGGCCGGCGATCAAGCTGCAGCTGCCGTTTTACAAGATGCGCCTCGCAAAGCACGAGACGCGCTCGTGGCACCGTCCGCTGATCCAGTTCCCGTCCAACATGCCCATTACCTTTTCCAAggtgcgctcgtcgcgcaagAAAGACGGCGAGAAAAAGTCCAAGGACCCCAGCGAGGTGCTGCACAGCACGCGCGACCTGACGCTGAAGGACGCAAGCAACTTTGTGCTGTGCGAGTACTCGGAAGAGTACCCGCCCCTCTTGTCGAACCTCGGCATGGGCTCCTTGCTGGTGAACTACTACCGCAAAAAGGACAGCAAGGACGACCATATCccccgtgccgagctcggcgaggcgttTGTTTTGGATACCACCGATGAGTCGCCGTTTATGAAGTTTGGCAGCGTCGAGCCTGGCCAGACGCAGCCTGTATTGTACAACAACAtgacgcgtgcgccgctcttCCGGCACAAGCCCCAGCAGAACGATTTCCTGTTTATCCGGAGCACGACAAAGACCGATGTCAAGTATTATTTGCGCGACATTCCCTACCTCTTTACCGTCGGCCAGACCTATCCCACGACGCCGATTCCCGGTCCCCACGCGCGTCTGGTGACAAACAATGTCAAGCACCGTCTCCGGATGATTACCTACAAGCTGCTGGAAAAGAGCCCCGCGCACCGCATCAAGATTCACCGTGTGATGAAGTACTTCCCTGACCACAATGAGCTGCAgatgcgccagcgcctAAACGTACGTCTCCTTACTTACCCAGGAATTCATGGTCTTTCACCGCAAGTCGGGCGACAAGCACCAAGGCTTTTGGCGTCTCAAGCCCAATGTGCCGATtcccgacgaggccgagctaCAGAAGTTGCTCACGCCCGAGCACATTTGCTTGGTCGAGGGCATGCAAGTCGGCCAGCgccacctgctcgacgccggtTTCACCAAGACCGCCGAGGGCCACGAGGacgacagcgacgagacCAAGCTGGATatcgagcagctgcttgCGCCGTGGATCACGAGCAAGAACTTTTTGCATGCGACGCAAGGCAAGGCTATGCTCAagctgcacggcgacggcgacccCAGTGGCCGTGGCGAAGCCTTTAGCTTTGTGCGTGTTTCGATGAAGGAGATTTTCCTGCGTGCAGGCGAGGACgtggacgagcgcctggccgcGGAAGCGGAAGCGCGTGCCAAGTCCGGTCACCGGTACAATGTCGCGGAGCAGCAGGCCATCTACCGCTCCGAGATTGCGCGTATCTGGAAGGCGCAGCTTGCCGCGCTCTCGAACCCCGTACCCCCCCGCATCTCTGCAAAGGAGGAGCAAGAGTGgaacgaggaggagcggcgG
The sequence above is a segment of the Malassezia japonica chromosome 6, complete sequence genome. Coding sequences within it:
- a CDS encoding uncharacterized protein (EggNog:ENOG503NWFE; COG:K; BUSCO:EOG09260BL6), translated to MEVEHDDAVSHLEGLALGQVLEDLGVVGNQSDLRHIGLGSKASTAQALNKDEIYRNDFDDDAVVEVPEDDDEAEEEKQDDAPTSRPLRHSMMKIRGEDDDFADEDEEEQEQVAPAPPPAPAVEEVREKTPPLSPRQEALKIFPDFAPGKVLNYTDLFVTPSQKRRRLQGKLPEVRAGPSLSAVPPPSGEEALTSIHAPSTMKPPKNVVARLAKSCFEEGKVREVIPGCAVQFDDDHADRTKKRPGRLVNNVEVDDWERRIVQSNWRKQYAESLASDHIPKLEDVSRPRNAELANGAYFFESIIWNPYTRFHPFDRLIMDMNDADMILENEQAQEEKQVSLLRADAPPNLLKSSKFTAELDPFNLSNDRMYELSKEHRHRVRQTLGQLVVRHAWPAIKLQLPFYKMRLAKHETRSWHRPLIQFPSNMPITFSKVRSSRKKDGEKKSKDPSEVLHSTRDLTLKDASNFVLCEYSEEYPPLLSNLGMGSLLVNYYRKKDSKDDHIPRAELGEAFVLDTTDESPFMKFGSVEPGQTQPVLYNNMTRAPLFRHKPQQNDFLFIRSTTKTDVKYYLRDIPYLFTVGQTYPTTPIPGPHARLVTNNVKHRLRMITYKLLEKSPAHRIKIHRVMKYFPDHNELQMRQRLNEFMVFHRKSGDKHQGFWRLKPNVPIPDEAELQKLLTPEHICLVEGMQVGQRHLLDAGFTKTAEGHEDDSDETKLDIEQLLAPWITSKNFLHATQGKAMLKLHGDGDPSGRGEAFSFVRVSMKEIFLRAGEDVDERLAAEAEARAKSGHRYNVAEQQAIYRSEIARIWKAQLAALSNPVPPRISAKEEQEWNEEERRHMIAEQKSSKPLLVRRLINGVWYKHIVRNPAVVNAYVKQRKEIEEQSIMTESLVPTGDAALDALRKKRLEDDIAALVKNQGRRLQRKNAKAAAEGLIGGYKNMPNKTNTKRRCGRCGMVGHMATNNACPQYPQDNNGDRSGTGPGGAVRPPSVMPMPNSTYYTNANNQQNATMPNFQTYGPMGSMGPP